The Aeromonas jandaei genomic interval GCCGCAGAATCAGCTGTGCGAGTTTGCAGGTTGTGCAACTGCTGATGGAAATGGCGAGATGTCCAGAGAGAGGCCCCGCAGGAGAAGAGCACGGTAACAAGCAGGTAAATGAGCGAAAGGGCTCCTGCAAGCTGTAACAGCAGGCAGCTCAGCACGCCAAGACCGATACCGCAGAACCAGCAAACCGGTTCCCAAAGCGGTGTGTTTACGCCACTTTTTGGTTGTGTCATTTGAAGTTTTATCCCAGTGCAAAATTTTTGGGGGTTCAAGAGCCGATGGTTTTAATGTGAGGGTCTCTTGAATCTCTTTCTTTATTTATAGTTGGCACAATAAGGGTAGCGTAAAAAAAATACTTGGCTGCAAATTGGTCTGTTATGGCAGGTGGCCAGAGGCGCTGTTAAGGGGACAAGAACAGGAGTAGGGTGAATTGGATAAAAAAAGAGCCTGCAGTTGCAGGCTCTTTTGCTGAAAGCGGTAGCTGTCAGGCTTCGTTGGCGTGGGCTTTCTGGCACCCTTCCACTGCATGGGCGATGAGCTCCAGCGCGCTCTTGTCGCACGGCGGCAGTTCAACCTCGCACTTGCTGATAGGGGTAACACGATCACCCCACTTGATGATGGCAGCTCCCCAAGTCAGGCCGGCACCGAAGGCGGCGGTCAGCAGATAGGAGTTTGGCTGGACACGGCCCTGCTCCAGTGCCTCGCACAGGGCAATGGGCACGGTGGCGGCCGAGGTGTTGCCGTAGTTTTCGATGTTGACCATCACCTTATCCATCGGCGCATTCATCCGCTTGGCGAGGGTTTCGATGATGCGGATATTGGCCTGATGGGGGACGATCAGATCGATCTGCTCGGGGGTCACTCCAGCCTGAGACAAAACGGTAGCAGTCGCTTCGCCCATACCGCGCACTGCACGCTTGAAGATCTCCTGACCTTCGAAGTTGAAGGTGAACAGACCGTCGATATCGGCAAAACGAACCCGATCGGTGCCGAAGTTCGGCACATGCAGGATCTCCCGCGCTTCGCTGTCGCAGCCGAGCTTGTTGGCAATCAGGCCACACTCTTGTTCGCTTGCCTCGATCACCACTGCACCGGCACCATCGCCAAACAGTACCGCGGTATCGCGACGGGCCCAGTCCAGCAGATAGGTGAGGCGCTCGGCGCCGATCACCAGCACCTTCTTCATCATGCCGGTCTGCACCAGCGAGGTGGCGACCGAGAGGGAGTAGACGAAACCGGTGCAGGCGGCGTTGAGATCGAACACGGCGGCGTTGACGGCGCCAAGTTTCTTCTGCACTGCTGAGGCGGCGCTTGGCAGCAGGTTGTCCGGAGTGGCGGTAGCCAGGATGATGCCATCGAGGTCGCTCGCTTCGAGACCAGCACAGGCCAGCGCGCGACGGCCAGCCAGAGTCGCCAGGTCTGAGGTACTGACATGGGAGACCCGACGCTGCTTGATGCCGGTACGGGGATAGATCCACTCATCTGACGTATCCATGATGGTGCTGAGGTCGTCATTGGTCAGCACGGAGGGGGGCAGGCATTTTCCCCAGCCTGTGATATTGGCGTATTTCATCTTGTTACCGCTTCTCAAAGTGGAGCGCCCCGCGGGCGGAAAATCGTGCAATTATGCCGTACGAGACAACCACTGTCATCTTGTGGTCATGGTTATGTGCCGGGCAAGTGGCTGCGCCATCTGGTCGCAATGGGCTGCAACGTGCTGAATATGGCGGGAAATTTTGCTTAAAACGCGGGGCTCCTCTGCCCTAAGATAGGCGCTTTGCCACCGATGAGGATATCTCCTTGCTCAGAGCCAATCTCAATCTGCTGCCCACCCTCAAGGTGCTGCTGGAGACCCGCAATATCAGCCGCGCCGCCGAGTTGCTGCACCTGAGCCAGCCCTCCATCAGCAAGCAGCTTGCCCAGTTGCGCAGCGAGTTTGACGACGAGTTGCTGGTGCGGGAGGGGCAACGCTGGCTGCTGACGCCACGGGCCGAAGCGCTGGCAGCCCAGCTGGCGGATTCTCTCGGTGCGCTGGAGCGGCTCTACGAGGCGCCCGGATTTGACCCGAGCCGCTGTGAGCGGGTATTTCGGCTCGCCTCTTCTGATTATGTGGCCCAGCATATCCTGCCCGATATCTGCGCCGCGCTCGCCAAAGAGGCGCCGTTGGCGGCGATGGAGTACAGCCTGTGGGACAAACGTCAGCTACCGCAACTGTGGCAGTCCGAGCTTGATCTGGTCTCCACCATCACCGAACAGGTGCCGGATCAGATACGCGGCCTGCATCAGGGGGAAGATCGGCTGGCGGTGTTGATGGGACGCCATCACCCGCTGGCGGGCAAGGCGCTGAGTCTCGATGACTATCTCGCCTGGCCTCACTTGCAGGTGAGTGGGGGAGGCGACAAGGACAGTCCGGTTGAGCAGGTGTTGGCGCCGCAGGGAGTGAGTCGGCGCTGGTTTGCCCGAGTCCCCTTCTTTCAGGCTGCGGTGGAGGTGTTGCTGCGCACCGATTGCCTGATGACCACCCCGGCCCATATCGCCTGGCAGCTCTCTTGCAACCATGAGCTCACCTTTGTCGACTTGCCCTTTGCTACCTGCGACCAGCAGTATCATCTGCTGTGGCACCAGCGCCATCATCAGGATCCGGCCCACCGCTGGTTTCGCGAGCTGGCCTACCCATTCCTGCGGGATCACCTGCAACGTACCGTCGGCGAGAGTCGCAAGCTGCTCGATCACGGCGGTTAGCCCCAGTCAGTTGTGTGGTGCCATAGCCATTGGTTATGGAATCTATTCATAACTTTCACTACTGGCATAATGGCTCAGCCCGTACCCTGAATGCAGGGCATCATATCGAGCATATAAAGAGGAAATACATGGAACTGACGAGTTGGCTGGCACTGGCCGCAATCTGCGTGATGGGCGCTATCAGCCCGGGGCCGAGTCTGGCACTGATCATCCGCAACACTGTGCAGGGCGGGCAGGGGCACGGCGTCGCCACCGCGCTCGGCCACGGCCTCGGGGTTGGTATCTATGCGCTGGTAACCGCGCTTGGCCTCTCGATCCTGATCACCCAGACCCCTATCCTGTTTGATCTGATCCGCTACGGCGGTGCAGCGTTTCTTGCTTGGCTCGGGGTGAAAGCCCTGCTGGCAAAACCAGCCAGTGGTGAAGCGAGTGAAGAGGCGCACCAGCTGCGTGGTCGGCAAGGGGCCTTTGAAGGTTTTATGGTGGCCTTCCTCAATCCCCAGCTGGCGGTCTTCTTCATCGCCCTGTTCAGCCAGTTTGTGCGGGCCGATACCGGCTGGAGCGAAGGGGGAATCATGATGCTCACCGCGGGCGGGATCGATGCCGTCTGGTACGTGCTGGTGGCGCTGGTGCTCTCCCGCGGGCCGGTGCTGGCATGGCTCAAAGCCAAATCCTTTGTCATCGACAAGGTGAGCGGGCTGGTGCTGCTCGGGCTGGCACTCAAGGTGGTTATCTAATCCTGCATTTCGCAGATACCTTAAGCGGGATCAAGGCATGTGGGTGGTGAATGGGCTAGAGTAGCGCCCATTTGCTGTCCGCCCTGATCCCGAGACCATGCACCAGAACAAGCACCCGTTAAGCCACAACAACCGGTTGGAGCTGCTGGCTCCGGCCAAGAACCTCGCCTACGGCATCGAAGCCATCAACCATGGCGCCGATGCCGTCTACATGGGCGGCCCTGCCTTTGGCGCCCGCAGCGCGGCGGGCAACACCATCGAAGATATCGAAGCGCTGGCGCGCCACGCCCATCGCTTCGGTGCCCAGGTCTTTGTCGCCTTCAACACCCTGCTGCACGATCACGAGCTGGAGCAGGCCCGGCGCCTGACCCACCAAATTTATGAAGCCGGTGCCGATGCGCTCATCGTCCAGGACATGGGGCTGCTGGCGCTCGATCTGCCACCCATCGCCCTTCATGCCAGTACCCAGACTGACAACCGCACGCCGGAGAAGGTGAAATTTCTGCAGGATGTGGGCTTCTCTCAGGTGGTGCTGGCGCGCGAACTGTCGCTGGCGCAGATCCGCGAGATCAGTGCGGCGACCAATGTGCAGCTGGAGTTTTTTATCCACGGCGCGCTCTGCGTTTCCTACAGCGGCCAGTGCAACATCAGCCATGCCCGTACCGGCCGCAGTGCCAACCGCGGCGAGTGTGCCCAGCTCTGTCGCTTGCCCTGCTCGCTGCAAAAGCCGGATGGCGAAGTGCTGGTGGCCGACAGCCACCTGCTGTCACTCAAGGATATGGATCAGACCGACAACCTGGAGGCGTTGATCGAGGCGGGGATCCGCTCCTTCAAGATCGAGGGGCGACTCAAGGGGCTCGACTACGTCAAGAACGTCACCGCCTGGTATCGGCAGAAGCTGGACGCCATTCTGGATAGCCGCTCCGATCTGGTGGCCGCCTCGGCGGGTCGTTGCAGCTACAGCTTCACGCCTGACCCCAAGAAGAGCTTCAACCGCGGCAGCACCGACTATTTCCTCCATGGCCGCCAGCAGGGGATCGACTCCACCAAAAGCCCGAAATATGTGGGCGAACCGCTGGGGCGCGTGACCAAGGTGACCCGTGACGGCATCGAGATTGATGGCAAACAGGTCACCCTCAACAACGGCGACGGTCTGGGCTTCTTCAAGCCGAATAACGAGCTGGTGGGGATGCGCCTCAACAAGGTCGAAGGTAAGCAGTTACTCCTGTCAGAACGCATGCCGGGGCTGAAGGTGGGGACAGAAATCTACCGCAACCACGATCAGGCGTTCAGCAAGATGCTGGAGAAGGCGAGCGCGGATCGCCGCATCCGGGTCGATATGGTGCTGGCAGAGTGCGATGAGGGCGTGAGTCTCACGCTCACCGACGAGCAGGGCATCAGCGCCGCGGTGACGCTTCCCTGTGACAAACAACCTGCAAACAATCCGGAGCGGGCGCTGCAACAGGCGCGGGATCAACTTGGCAAGCTCGGCAATACCCTGTTTGTGGCGCGCAAGATTGAGTTGGTAGTAACGAGGCCGCTATTTATCGCCGCATCACAGCTCAACGGCTTGCGCCGGGATGGCATCGCTGCGCTGGAGGCGGCGCGTGTGGCCAGTTATCAGCGCCCCGAGCGACGCATCGCCCTGCGGGATATCAACTATCCCCAGCACCGTCTCTCCTACCTTGGCAACGTGCTGAACAGCGCGGCCGAAAAGTTCTTCCATGAGCACGGGGTGGAGCGCATTGCCCCCGCCTATGAAGCGAACAAGGAGGAGCGGGAAGTGGTGCTGATGATCACCAAGCACTGCATCCGCTACAGCCAGAACCTCTGCCCGAACGAGGTGCCCGGTCTCAAGGCCGAGCCGCTGGAGCTCAAGATGGGTAAAGACACCTTCCGTCTGCGCTTTGACTGCAACCGCTGCGAAATGCATGTGATGGGCAGTTTGAAGAAGTAATTTCCGGAGCGCGGCTCTGTTAAGTCAGAGTTGGTCGGGAAGAAATGAAAAAGCCCCGGAGCATGGCTCCGGGGTTTTGTTTTGGCTGGAACTGTTCGGTCTCTTCCCAGCTTGGAATGGCGCCTTTGCACACCTATTCGCTGAATAAGATTAATTGGGTAACTAAGTTATCACCTATTTTAAGTAATACATTCATTCCCAATACAATATCAAAATTTAATAAAGTCAGTATATAGATATAAGGTTTGGCTCCATCGTTATATTTTAAAGAATTGATTTTTAAATCAGCCAGCGTTCTTACTCTGATATTCTTATTTTGAGTCGGCGTGTATTATTCAGGCGCTGTTGGTAATTTTATCCATCAAATATGCTTATCACCGGTTTTTATACAATGGCTATTTTTGTCGGCACTATATTAAAAGTAATGCAATGGAAGTTGGTAGTAATCAGGTTTGACCGTTCGGAACGGGAAAATAAACTCCATTTCAAGTGGTTATACATTCATGTTGAGGTAATGGTTTGAAGTTGTATCGCTGCTGAAAAATGACCGTGGTGCTGCGAACATCATTAATTGGCATTGTTTTTAGTTCTGTCTCGCTGTCAGAGCCTATGAAAGGCAGATAGTGGTATGAGCCATTTATGCAATTTTGCTCACATGAATCTGTCTGGTTTGCAGGTAGAATGTGCGAGCTGGCACTAACGATAAACACAACATAAAGTGAGAAACAACTCATGACAATTCCAATGAAGACGACCCTCACGTTGAGCTCGGTAGCCGTATTGCTGTTGCTCTCCGGTTGCAATAGCGATAATGGAAAAGCCGCCCCCGGAGATGTCAATCTGCGTCTGATCGAGACCTCCGATATTCACTCCAACCTGCTTGGTTTTGACTACTACCAGAACAAGGTCGACCACTCTCTCGGGCTCTCCCGTACCGCGCTGTTGATCCATAAAGCCCGTGAGGAAAATGGCAACAACCTGCTGATCGATAATGGTGACCTGATCCAGGGCACGCCTTTGTCGGATTACGTGTTTGCGCAATACAAGGGCAATCCGGATTACCTGAAAAAGCTGGGGCATCCAGCCATCAATGCGCTCAACCAGTTGCAATATGATGTCGGCAACCTCGGTAACCACGAGTTCAACTATGGCCTCGACTATCTGGCCGATGCGCT includes:
- a CDS encoding LysE family translocator; its protein translation is MELTSWLALAAICVMGAISPGPSLALIIRNTVQGGQGHGVATALGHGLGVGIYALVTALGLSILITQTPILFDLIRYGGAAFLAWLGVKALLAKPASGEASEEAHQLRGRQGAFEGFMVAFLNPQLAVFFIALFSQFVRADTGWSEGGIMMLTAGGIDAVWYVLVALVLSRGPVLAWLKAKSFVIDKVSGLVLLGLALKVVI
- a CDS encoding peptidase U32 family protein, with product MHQNKHPLSHNNRLELLAPAKNLAYGIEAINHGADAVYMGGPAFGARSAAGNTIEDIEALARHAHRFGAQVFVAFNTLLHDHELEQARRLTHQIYEAGADALIVQDMGLLALDLPPIALHASTQTDNRTPEKVKFLQDVGFSQVVLARELSLAQIREISAATNVQLEFFIHGALCVSYSGQCNISHARTGRSANRGECAQLCRLPCSLQKPDGEVLVADSHLLSLKDMDQTDNLEALIEAGIRSFKIEGRLKGLDYVKNVTAWYRQKLDAILDSRSDLVAASAGRCSYSFTPDPKKSFNRGSTDYFLHGRQQGIDSTKSPKYVGEPLGRVTKVTRDGIEIDGKQVTLNNGDGLGFFKPNNELVGMRLNKVEGKQLLLSERMPGLKVGTEIYRNHDQAFSKMLEKASADRRIRVDMVLAECDEGVSLTLTDEQGISAAVTLPCDKQPANNPERALQQARDQLGKLGNTLFVARKIELVVTRPLFIAASQLNGLRRDGIAALEAARVASYQRPERRIALRDINYPQHRLSYLGNVLNSAAEKFFHEHGVERIAPAYEANKEEREVVLMITKHCIRYSQNLCPNEVPGLKAEPLELKMGKDTFRLRFDCNRCEMHVMGSLKK
- a CDS encoding ketoacyl-ACP synthase III, whose protein sequence is MKYANITGWGKCLPPSVLTNDDLSTIMDTSDEWIYPRTGIKQRRVSHVSTSDLATLAGRRALACAGLEASDLDGIILATATPDNLLPSAASAVQKKLGAVNAAVFDLNAACTGFVYSLSVATSLVQTGMMKKVLVIGAERLTYLLDWARRDTAVLFGDGAGAVVIEASEQECGLIANKLGCDSEAREILHVPNFGTDRVRFADIDGLFTFNFEGQEIFKRAVRGMGEATATVLSQAGVTPEQIDLIVPHQANIRIIETLAKRMNAPMDKVMVNIENYGNTSAATVPIALCEALEQGRVQPNSYLLTAAFGAGLTWGAAIIKWGDRVTPISKCEVELPPCDKSALELIAHAVEGCQKAHANEA
- a CDS encoding LysR family transcriptional regulator translates to MLRANLNLLPTLKVLLETRNISRAAELLHLSQPSISKQLAQLRSEFDDELLVREGQRWLLTPRAEALAAQLADSLGALERLYEAPGFDPSRCERVFRLASSDYVAQHILPDICAALAKEAPLAAMEYSLWDKRQLPQLWQSELDLVSTITEQVPDQIRGLHQGEDRLAVLMGRHHPLAGKALSLDDYLAWPHLQVSGGGDKDSPVEQVLAPQGVSRRWFARVPFFQAAVEVLLRTDCLMTTPAHIAWQLSCNHELTFVDLPFATCDQQYHLLWHQRHHQDPAHRWFRELAYPFLRDHLQRTVGESRKLLDHGG